The following are encoded in a window of Mycobacteriales bacterium genomic DNA:
- a CDS encoding MBL fold metallo-hydrolase: MAALTIVRVLFCGQGMTNLVEVYDDGVEKAAADWLALVDCGGNTSWGAYAVAHVVAKVKARTPKRLDCIVVSHQDDDHIALLKQLGPELKKLKATVGLFYAGGLQWSSASDTIVHDFLDTVGYPRKNVLQDGAGAVSDYVGAKKRSELTAIASHGDTSLRRLMTNVNLTSGPPDIKRNASSTVVAVDNGTNVVLLPGDATYETMSQIYGLPAAAKKLVLPVFATGIPHHGALRTAVENYVASKDPKTFGYAIVDAFASLIGSQRAAASAGPYNGHKHPIQEVLMRFYSKLTGAPQHTYVSYIFQRSNGATHDGWTTWDSKHALDCTVVSIGEHASGPNKRVAVTSKGVPKGPFVFGDIKYLLAATGVLRPEEMVEFVPRGTFGPGAFGPGAFGDVADEGVVYAPAP, translated from the coding sequence GTGGCGGCGCTGACGATCGTGCGCGTGCTCTTCTGCGGCCAGGGGATGACGAACCTGGTCGAGGTCTACGACGACGGCGTCGAGAAGGCCGCGGCCGACTGGCTCGCGCTCGTGGACTGCGGCGGCAACACCTCGTGGGGCGCGTACGCGGTCGCGCACGTCGTCGCGAAGGTCAAGGCCCGCACGCCGAAGCGCCTCGACTGCATCGTCGTCTCGCACCAGGACGACGACCACATCGCGCTGCTGAAGCAGCTCGGTCCCGAGCTGAAGAAGCTCAAGGCGACCGTCGGGCTGTTCTACGCGGGCGGGCTCCAGTGGAGCAGCGCGAGCGACACGATCGTCCACGACTTCCTCGACACGGTCGGCTACCCCCGCAAGAACGTGCTCCAGGACGGCGCGGGCGCCGTGAGCGACTACGTCGGGGCGAAGAAGCGCTCGGAGCTCACCGCGATCGCCTCCCACGGCGACACGTCCCTGCGCCGGCTGATGACGAACGTGAACCTCACGTCCGGGCCCCCCGACATCAAGCGCAACGCCTCGTCCACGGTCGTCGCTGTCGACAACGGCACGAACGTCGTGCTGCTCCCGGGCGACGCGACGTACGAGACGATGTCGCAGATCTACGGCCTCCCCGCCGCGGCGAAGAAGCTCGTGCTGCCGGTCTTCGCCACGGGCATCCCGCACCACGGCGCGCTGCGCACGGCGGTCGAGAACTACGTCGCGAGCAAGGACCCCAAGACGTTCGGCTACGCCATCGTCGACGCGTTCGCGAGCCTCATCGGGTCGCAGCGCGCGGCCGCGAGCGCAGGCCCGTACAACGGGCACAAGCACCCGATCCAGGAGGTGCTGATGCGCTTCTACAGCAAGCTCACCGGCGCCCCCCAGCACACGTACGTCTCGTACATCTTCCAGCGCAGCAACGGCGCGACGCACGACGGCTGGACGACGTGGGACTCGAAGCACGCGCTCGACTGCACGGTGGTCTCCATCGGCGAGCACGCGAGCGGCCCGAACAAGCGCGTGGCGGTCACCTCGAAGGGCGTGCCGAAGGGTCCGTTCGTCTTCGGCGACATCAAGTACCTGCTGGCCGCGACCGGGGTGCTGCGGCCGGAGGAGATGGTGGAGTTCGTCCCGCGCGGCACGTTCGGCCCGGGCGCGTTCGGCCCCGGCGCGTTCGGCGACGTCGCGGACGAGGGCGTCGTGTACGCCCCGGCGCCGTAG